In Marivirga salinae, a single window of DNA contains:
- a CDS encoding MATE family efflux transporter: MIATDFREHFKRNFQLAYPVVLSQLGHVLVGTADSVMVGRVGTAELAAVSVANAVFSVAMMFGIGISFGLTPLIAQSDGEGNQRAGMRFLKHSFVINVLFGLLLFCILLFGGYILDLLDQPKDVVALAKPYLAIVGFSLLPFMVFQTFKQFAEGLSLTKQAMYITITANVLNIFLNYILIFGKLGFEPMGLIGAGWATLISRVIMAIVMVLFVRYYKTFSIYWNYLKVTVWNAKTFNKLLNLGVPTGFQYIFEVGAFASAAIMIGWMGAVPLASHQVAMNLASISYMMATGISAAATVRVGNQLGQRDIPTMRIAAFTCFLMAILFMAITGSIFMIFNDLLPILYTTDPAVISIASSLLIIAALFQLSDGIQVVGLGALRGMGDVKLPTLVTFMAYWVIGLPCGYLLAFVLDIGEEGIWYGLLIGLSVTAVILFIRFNNKSKKLMAELA, translated from the coding sequence ATGATAGCAACAGATTTTAGAGAGCATTTCAAACGCAATTTTCAACTTGCTTATCCGGTTGTTTTAAGTCAATTAGGACATGTTTTAGTAGGTACTGCTGATTCCGTGATGGTAGGTAGGGTTGGCACTGCAGAATTGGCTGCCGTATCTGTTGCAAATGCAGTATTCAGTGTAGCCATGATGTTTGGAATTGGTATTTCATTCGGCTTAACTCCACTGATCGCTCAATCGGATGGGGAAGGGAATCAAAGAGCAGGAATGCGCTTTCTAAAACATAGTTTCGTTATTAATGTATTATTTGGACTATTACTTTTTTGCATCCTACTTTTTGGAGGATATATATTAGATTTATTAGATCAACCTAAAGATGTTGTTGCACTAGCAAAACCTTATTTAGCCATTGTAGGGTTTTCACTCTTACCTTTTATGGTATTTCAAACCTTTAAACAATTTGCCGAAGGCTTGTCTTTGACTAAGCAAGCCATGTATATTACTATAACTGCAAATGTGCTTAATATATTCCTTAATTATATCTTGATATTCGGAAAGTTAGGCTTCGAACCTATGGGACTTATTGGGGCTGGCTGGGCAACTTTGATTTCTAGAGTGATTATGGCTATTGTTATGGTATTATTCGTCAGATACTATAAAACTTTTTCTATTTATTGGAATTATTTAAAAGTAACAGTTTGGAATGCAAAGACATTTAATAAACTACTTAATTTAGGAGTGCCTACTGGATTTCAATACATTTTTGAAGTGGGTGCCTTTGCTTCAGCTGCCATTATGATCGGTTGGATGGGAGCTGTTCCTTTAGCTTCGCATCAAGTAGCCATGAACTTGGCTTCTATTAGTTATATGATGGCAACAGGCATCTCCGCTGCAGCCACTGTAAGGGTTGGCAATCAATTAGGTCAACGTGATATTCCTACTATGCGAATTGCCGCTTTTACTTGTTTCCTTATGGCCATACTTTTCATGGCAATAACGGGTTCAATTTTTATGATCTTTAATGATTTGTTGCCTATCCTATATACTACTGATCCAGCGGTAATTAGTATTGCATCATCCTTATTAATTATTGCAGCACTATTTCAATTATCTGACGGAATACAAGTGGTCGGACTAGGTGCATTAAGGGGAATGGGAGATGTAAAATTGCCTACTTTAGTGACATTTATGGCCTATTGGGTGATTGGATTACCTTGCGGGTATTTATTGGCTTTTGTACTAGATATTGGTGAGGAAGGTATATGGTATGGATTATTGATTGGGCTAAGTGTCACAGCGGTTATTCTTTTTATACGCTTCAATAATAAGTCTAAGAAATTAATGGCGGAGCTGGCTTAA
- a CDS encoding CHAT domain-containing protein: MRKIISILFFAFLLIGMSQLNLNGQNIKKFNKYIEKAEKHFEKGNYEKAIKFTDKLVKKSTSKFGIENRFVAVANLKRAKYNWALGQFNDYYQLNETAIVISEKLNGENSISHGINLSDAAQNMMNYGNYVKADHYLNKAIEIFRSASNIDDIYIADLKLRKAEILIAIGDYNSALKLINQEEAFYLQRTLEKDKKLDNKELERRYGDAARLITLKSNVLRHKGEIRRADSAFSTGENWIKDKLNKRNKYYADHLFYFAQMLEENGTRDLPYSYYSDAYIYSISANGQNHPKTLEYLEKLIINTINDNNINRALAFYKDLEKILKSNFDKNSSHFVKLATISFESNLRKGDIKKVESAAAKLSQDKNLLPADHPIRIDLLNTLVKVAGAKNQFANSEKYLKEIIELKSELYGDTSVTTAMSKLELAHHWVDFTDKFEEAVKIYDKEFFGKIENQITNKHFRYVNLLNHLASTYQIDDDYKKASSLLDEALLVTRQKYDNRDIDFGKELNLIADLQIKIGEYEKADGNIKEALSILENFDNDRNVIYYIMALETYAKLLSIQGFFDEAEEALELSQSLFKNSIPSSEYNPLMASQELASVYLKVGKYSETEEILIKSLKRNVELFGNDSRKLIIPLVDFGKLQLIKGDYTQSEEYARRALEISEKIFGENSTKNAPAILLLGELYETIGDYDKSEEFYRRAISILENQFGRTHVDVATSISRLAIVMFYKGNEDPKEIEDLLFEAKNTISKRFSSKSPLYADLLKDMARFFISQNKLEDAFSFLQQSEDIWKDKVGRRNNIKAADIHVLRGDIYYKQRKWNDAESEYKDSQKLNEKFFNDKHPEYVKATSRMSKVYYMDGNQRKAKIYIEEVMKNYTQYIEEYFPALSEREKTKYWNTIKNDFDYFNTLALSMNDRYPELIETVYNNALRIKGLLLSSSIKMRERILNSNDSTLKSQYFEWLDKKELLSNAISMSNEQLQAENIDINELSRNVELIEKSLSQQSELFSQDIGSKTYTWEQIKNTLQPNEVAIEMVRFRHFDHYITDSVVYIMLILKNEKRSKPEFVVMENGNDMESKYFNNYRNAIKYRIEDTYSYNNFWKPIEDKIGLNKTIYLSPDGVYNQINLEAIPLGDGKYLIDNSNIVLVSNTKDLFINKIKTKQQQEEKTALLFGDPKFYLASRQDYISEFRSGATQISDLPGTKKEINELTSLFNQYGWSTSNYMEEKAAEETVKEIKSPKVFHIATHGFFTEKEDRNPQGSKIQGSDMSDNPLLNTGLMLKGAGDLLAKTRYNYNVEPGILTAYEAMNLNLDKTDLVVLSACETGLGEVHGGEGVFGLQRSFLVAGAKTLIMSLFKVSDEATQKLMVSFYEKWLETGDKRQAFIDAKKEIRNEFKDPIYWGAFVMIGI; the protein is encoded by the coding sequence GTGAGAAAGATAATAAGTATACTATTTTTTGCTTTTCTACTTATAGGAATGAGCCAGTTGAACTTGAATGGTCAAAACATCAAGAAATTCAATAAATATATTGAGAAAGCTGAAAAGCATTTTGAAAAGGGGAATTATGAAAAAGCTATAAAATTTACTGATAAACTCGTAAAAAAAAGCACAAGTAAATTTGGCATAGAAAACAGATTTGTAGCAGTAGCCAATTTAAAGCGAGCAAAGTATAATTGGGCTTTAGGTCAATTTAATGACTATTATCAGTTAAATGAAACTGCAATTGTAATCAGTGAAAAATTAAATGGAGAAAACTCTATTAGCCATGGCATTAACCTTTCAGATGCTGCACAAAACATGATGAACTACGGAAATTATGTGAAAGCAGATCATTATTTAAATAAAGCTATTGAAATATTTAGGAGTGCTTCAAATATTGATGACATATATATAGCAGATCTCAAACTCAGAAAAGCGGAAATTCTAATTGCGATAGGAGATTACAACAGCGCTTTAAAATTAATAAATCAAGAAGAAGCTTTTTACCTTCAAAGAACTTTAGAAAAAGATAAAAAACTAGACAATAAAGAACTAGAAAGAAGATATGGAGATGCCGCAAGGTTAATTACTCTAAAAAGTAATGTATTAAGACATAAAGGCGAAATTAGAAGAGCCGACTCCGCATTTTCAACAGGCGAGAATTGGATAAAAGATAAGCTTAACAAAAGAAATAAATATTACGCTGATCATTTATTCTATTTTGCTCAAATGCTTGAGGAGAACGGGACACGTGATTTACCTTATAGTTATTATAGTGATGCATATATTTATTCCATCTCTGCAAACGGGCAAAACCATCCTAAAACATTAGAATATCTAGAAAAACTAATTATCAATACAATTAACGATAACAACATAAATAGAGCACTAGCTTTTTATAAAGATTTAGAAAAAATATTGAAATCTAATTTTGATAAAAACAGCTCTCACTTTGTTAAGTTAGCTACAATTTCTTTTGAGTCGAACTTAAGAAAAGGAGATATCAAAAAAGTGGAAAGTGCTGCAGCTAAATTATCGCAAGATAAAAACCTTTTACCAGCTGACCATCCAATCAGAATAGACTTATTAAATACTTTAGTGAAAGTTGCTGGGGCTAAAAACCAATTCGCTAATTCAGAAAAATATTTGAAAGAAATCATTGAATTAAAAAGTGAATTATATGGTGACACCAGCGTGACAACTGCTATGAGTAAACTAGAATTAGCTCACCATTGGGTAGATTTTACCGATAAATTTGAAGAGGCAGTTAAAATATATGATAAAGAGTTTTTCGGAAAAATAGAAAATCAAATTACCAATAAACATTTTAGATACGTCAATCTTTTAAACCATTTAGCTTCAACCTATCAAATTGACGATGATTATAAAAAAGCTTCTTCATTATTAGATGAGGCTTTATTGGTAACTAGGCAAAAATATGATAATCGAGATATTGATTTTGGAAAAGAACTAAACCTAATTGCAGATCTTCAAATCAAAATAGGAGAATACGAAAAGGCAGATGGTAATATAAAAGAGGCTTTAAGCATCTTAGAAAATTTTGACAATGATAGGAATGTCATCTATTACATTATGGCATTGGAAACCTACGCTAAGCTTTTATCCATTCAAGGATTTTTTGATGAGGCAGAAGAAGCACTTGAATTATCACAAAGTTTATTTAAAAATTCAATCCCAAGCTCTGAATACAATCCTTTAATGGCTTCACAGGAGTTAGCTTCAGTATATTTAAAAGTAGGGAAGTATAGTGAAACCGAAGAAATCCTTATAAAATCATTAAAGCGAAATGTTGAGCTGTTTGGAAATGATAGCAGAAAACTCATTATCCCTCTAGTAGATTTTGGAAAACTTCAATTGATCAAAGGTGATTACACACAATCTGAAGAATATGCGAGAAGAGCTTTAGAAATATCCGAGAAAATATTTGGTGAAAACTCCACTAAAAATGCGCCCGCAATTCTTTTATTAGGTGAACTCTACGAAACGATTGGGGATTACGACAAATCGGAAGAATTCTATAGAAGAGCAATTTCTATATTAGAAAATCAATTCGGTAGAACGCATGTGGATGTAGCCACATCAATATCTCGATTAGCCATAGTCATGTTCTACAAAGGAAATGAAGATCCTAAAGAAATAGAAGATCTTTTATTCGAAGCTAAAAACACGATTAGTAAAAGATTTTCAAGCAAAAGTCCATTATATGCTGATCTATTAAAAGACATGGCAAGATTCTTTATCTCTCAGAACAAACTTGAAGATGCATTTAGTTTCTTACAACAATCAGAGGACATATGGAAAGATAAAGTCGGTAGAAGAAATAACATAAAAGCAGCTGATATTCATGTATTGAGAGGAGATATTTATTATAAGCAAAGAAAATGGAACGATGCGGAAAGTGAATATAAGGACAGTCAAAAACTTAATGAGAAATTTTTTAATGATAAACATCCTGAATATGTAAAGGCAACCTCACGAATGAGTAAAGTTTATTATATGGATGGAAATCAGAGAAAAGCCAAGATTTACATAGAAGAGGTAATGAAAAACTACACCCAATATATTGAGGAATATTTCCCTGCATTGAGTGAAAGAGAGAAAACGAAATATTGGAATACTATCAAAAATGATTTCGATTACTTCAATACGCTTGCCTTAAGTATGAATGACAGATATCCTGAATTAATAGAAACAGTTTATAATAATGCACTTAGAATAAAGGGGTTATTATTAAGCAGCTCTATTAAAATGCGAGAAAGGATTTTAAATAGTAACGATAGCACGTTGAAATCACAATATTTTGAATGGTTGGATAAGAAAGAATTACTTTCTAATGCCATTTCAATGAGCAATGAACAATTACAAGCTGAAAACATTGACATTAATGAATTATCTAGAAATGTTGAACTTATTGAAAAATCTTTAAGTCAACAATCCGAGTTATTCAGTCAGGATATAGGTTCTAAAACATATACTTGGGAGCAAATAAAAAACACGCTTCAACCCAATGAGGTGGCAATAGAAATGGTCAGATTTAGACATTTTGATCATTACATTACTGACTCGGTGGTTTATATTATGTTAATTCTTAAAAACGAGAAACGTAGCAAACCAGAGTTTGTGGTTATGGAAAATGGAAATGACATGGAATCGAAGTATTTCAATAATTATAGAAATGCTATTAAATATAGAATTGAAGATACTTATTCCTATAACAATTTCTGGAAACCTATAGAAGATAAAATAGGGCTAAATAAAACCATTTATTTATCGCCAGACGGGGTTTATAACCAAATAAATTTAGAAGCTATCCCACTTGGAGATGGGAAATATTTAATCGATAATTCTAATATCGTTTTGGTAAGTAACACAAAAGACTTATTCATCAATAAAATTAAAACCAAACAACAACAAGAAGAAAAAACAGCCTTATTATTTGGGGATCCTAAATTTTATCTGGCATCAAGACAAGATTATATAAGTGAATTTAGATCGGGAGCAACTCAAATAAGTGATTTGCCTGGAACCAAAAAAGAAATAAATGAACTTACTTCACTTTTTAATCAATATGGTTGGAGTACAAGCAATTATATGGAGGAAAAAGCTGCAGAGGAAACTGTAAAAGAAATAAAAAGCCCGAAAGTATTTCATATAGCTACACATGGATTTTTCACTGAAAAAGAAGATAGAAATCCACAAGGATCTAAGATTCAAGGAAGCGATATGTCCGACAACCCACTTTTAAATACTGGTTTGATGTTGAAAGGTGCTGGAGATTTATTGGCTAAGACTCGATATAACTATAATGTAGAACCAGGGATTTTAACTGCTTATGAAGCCATGAACTTAAATCTAGATAAAACAGATTTAGTAGTTTTGTCTGCTTGTGAAACTGGTTTAGGTGAAGTACATGGAGGTGAAGGCGTTTTTGGATTGCAACGATCTTTCTTAGTGGCAGGAGCAAAAACTCTTATCATGAGTTTATTTAAAGTTTCAGATGAAGCTACTCAAAAATTGATGGTTTCCTTCTATGAAAAATGGTTAGAAACAGGAGATAAGAGACAAGCTTTTATTGATGCCAAAAAAGAAATAAGAAATGAATTCAAAGACCCCATCTATTGGGGAGCGTTCGTAATGATCGGGATTTAG
- a CDS encoding carboxypeptidase-like regulatory domain-containing protein — translation MRNKLLLIVSVFLFNFSAFAQIEQVIEEPINITGVILDAENMEPIPFTTVLIGDGKSGTVADNSGYFSFLAYPGDTITFRSVGYRNSTFIIPELLDGKTYSLIELMVQENVLLEEVKVYPLPDADYFTNTIVKTELTDIQKKQLDDFKKDLNNLLQTKYENENPYYDQWRYARLYEMTGIVPPNNFLNPMTWSNFIRDWKKDSEK, via the coding sequence ATGAGAAATAAACTGCTTTTAATTGTTTCAGTATTTTTATTTAATTTTTCTGCATTTGCCCAAATTGAACAGGTTATAGAAGAACCTATCAATATAACTGGGGTAATTTTAGATGCTGAAAATATGGAGCCTATTCCCTTTACAACAGTTTTGATTGGAGATGGAAAAAGCGGTACAGTTGCGGATAATTCAGGTTATTTCTCATTTTTAGCTTATCCAGGTGATACAATAACTTTCAGAAGTGTAGGCTATAGAAATTCAACTTTCATCATTCCAGAGCTATTAGATGGTAAAACCTATTCTCTGATAGAATTGATGGTTCAGGAAAATGTTCTTTTGGAAGAAGTGAAAGTCTATCCTTTGCCAGATGCAGATTATTTTACTAATACAATCGTCAAGACAGAATTAACAGATATTCAGAAAAAACAACTTGATGATTTTAAAAAGGATTTGAATAATTTGCTGCAAACAAAATATGAAAATGAAAATCCCTATTATGACCAATGGAGATATGCCCGCCTATATGAAATGACAGGCATTGTTCCTCCGAATAACTTTTTAAACCCAATGACTTGGTCTAATTTCATAAGGGATTGGAAAAAAGATAGCGAGAAATAA
- a CDS encoding M42 family metallopeptidase, which translates to MKNFNIELLSKICETPGAPGHEKRIRDLVISEVKSLVDEVEVDNLGNVHAIKRAKSNPEGKKVMVAAHMDEIGFMVTHIDDDGFLRFTTLGGFDPKTLTAQRVIVHGKKDVIGVMGSKPIHVMTTEERNKVSKTTDYFIDLGMDKKEVEKIVSVGDAVTRERGLIEMGDCVNCKSIDNRVSVFVLIEALKALKNHPYDVYVVFTVQEEVGLRGANVASHKINPDFGIALDTTIAFDLPGAQAHEKVTSLGAGTAIKVLDAMTICDYRMVEFMKQTADRNSIKWQPEILTAGGTDTAGLQRMGKNGAIAGAISIPTRNMHQVIEMAHKQDILDSVQLLNACLETLDKYNWDH; encoded by the coding sequence ATGAAAAACTTTAATATAGAACTACTTTCAAAAATTTGTGAAACCCCAGGCGCCCCAGGACATGAAAAGAGGATTCGTGATTTAGTGATCAGTGAAGTTAAGTCCCTCGTGGATGAAGTGGAGGTTGATAACCTTGGAAACGTACATGCCATTAAAAGAGCTAAGAGTAATCCTGAAGGAAAAAAGGTAATGGTAGCTGCCCATATGGATGAAATAGGCTTTATGGTTACTCATATAGATGATGATGGATTCTTAAGATTTACTACCTTGGGTGGATTTGATCCAAAAACATTAACTGCTCAACGTGTAATTGTACATGGGAAAAAGGATGTAATAGGCGTAATGGGTTCCAAACCCATTCATGTGATGACTACAGAGGAAAGAAATAAAGTAAGTAAAACCACTGATTACTTTATTGATCTTGGAATGGATAAAAAGGAAGTAGAAAAAATAGTCTCGGTTGGAGATGCCGTAACCCGAGAAAGGGGATTGATTGAAATGGGCGATTGCGTAAACTGTAAATCTATTGATAATCGAGTTTCAGTATTTGTCTTAATTGAGGCACTAAAAGCTTTAAAAAACCACCCTTATGATGTTTATGTAGTCTTTACAGTGCAAGAGGAGGTAGGTCTTCGAGGTGCAAATGTTGCTTCTCATAAGATTAATCCTGATTTCGGAATAGCTTTAGACACTACCATCGCTTTTGATTTGCCGGGAGCTCAAGCTCATGAAAAAGTTACTTCATTAGGTGCAGGAACAGCTATAAAGGTTTTGGATGCTATGACTATCTGTGATTACAGAATGGTAGAGTTCATGAAGCAAACAGCAGATAGAAACAGCATTAAATGGCAACCTGAAATCTTAACAGCTGGCGGTACTGATACAGCTGGTTTACAAAGAATGGGTAAAAATGGAGCAATAGCAGGTGCTATTTCTATCCCTACTCGAAATATGCATCAAGTAATTGAAATGGCACATAAACAAGATATATTGGATTCCGTTCAATTATTAAATGCTTGTTTAGAAACTTTAGACAAGTATAATTGGGATCATTAA
- a CDS encoding cold-shock protein — protein sequence MSTGTVKFFNEDKGFGFIVEDETENEIFVHVSGLEDDIEKNDKVTFETTDGKKGLNAIGVRRV from the coding sequence ATGAGTACTGGAACAGTAAAGTTCTTCAATGAAGACAAAGGATTTGGATTTATTGTAGAAGACGAAACAGAGAACGAAATATTCGTTCACGTAAGTGGTTTAGAAGACGATATCGAGAAAAATGATAAAGTTACATTCGAAACTACAGATGGTAAAAAAGGCTTAAATGCCATTGGTGTCAGAAGAGTATAA
- a CDS encoding SixA phosphatase family protein produces MKQLILLRHAKSSWDFPHLNDYNRPLNERGKRDAPKMAKWLSSQEIKADLIISSGAERAKNTAIAFQALLNTPMEIDDNLYHASRSKLLNIIKQTDSNVKCLILVSHNPGLNDLADYLLSGFPENIPTTGIVSFKLDIQKWSEASHKNASLHFFQYPKNL; encoded by the coding sequence ATGAAACAATTAATATTACTCCGCCATGCCAAGTCAAGTTGGGATTTTCCGCACCTCAATGATTATAATCGACCTTTGAACGAAAGAGGAAAAAGAGATGCTCCAAAAATGGCAAAATGGCTTTCTTCACAAGAAATAAAAGCTGATTTAATTATAAGCAGTGGTGCTGAAAGAGCTAAAAACACAGCTATTGCATTTCAAGCCCTATTAAATACCCCTATGGAAATTGATGACAATCTTTATCATGCGAGCAGATCGAAATTATTGAATATCATCAAGCAGACTGATAGTAATGTAAAATGCCTGATATTAGTAAGCCATAATCCCGGATTAAATGATTTAGCTGATTATTTACTATCTGGATTTCCAGAAAATATTCCTACGACTGGAATTGTAAGTTTCAAATTGGATATACAAAAATGGAGTGAGGCTTCTCACAAGAATGCTTCACTCCATTTCTTTCAGTATCCTAAGAATTTATAG
- a CDS encoding WD40/YVTN/BNR-like repeat-containing protein — protein MKRILVVVLILITPYFLIAQVQPTDAKSILEGIENRKKLAESSVLKKYPARNVGPVIQGARIVDIAVNEKNIKEFYIAYASGGLFHTQNNGISFEPIFDNVGALTLGDIALAPSDENILYVGTGENNSSRSSYAGSGIYKSTDKGQNWEHIGLPGSQHIGRIVVHPEDPNTVWVASMGGLYSDNEERGVYKTTDGGETWKKTLYVDDKTGAIDLIIHPENPNLLWASMWERKRYAWDFVGNGEGSGIYSSTDGGEDWNLSMNGMEDDEFTGRIGLDISHSNPDILYALIDYQKETKKEKEEEEGLTQADFLEISVKDFLKISNEDLDLYLKDNNFPERYNAVNVKKDIESGAYKPKALSDYLGDANQALFDTDVKGSVIYKSTDRGATWQKTHDYDLSGVYYTYGYYFGEIRVATQNPDIIYVMGVPIVVSRDGGKTFDRTDSVGDVHVDHHAMWINPEDEEHIMLGNDGGLYITYDGGATWDHKNSMSVGQFYTVNVDMEEPYNIYGGLQDNGTMVGSSKTVPNVRGRWESIFGGDGMFVNADPRNSDIVYVGYQFGNYFRVNRESGDRKYITPKHNIGEDRLRFNWRTPLIMSQHNPDIMYIGAQKVYRSLNQGDSWTALTEDLTNGAKEGNVPFATITEIAESPLKFGTVYIGTDDGNVWLMKEGQSIQKINNNLPADLWVSSIHPSEHDEATVYLSMTGYRNDNFDNYVYKSTDFGKNWTSISGDLPEESVNVIYEDPKESGLLYIGTDHGLYTSFNDGKNWQHMGAIPNVATYDLIVHPRDLDLIVGTHGRSIYVTDVKPLHKIAQNKENKLVTFDLDDIRFSKNWGEKSHPYSKAYLPKMEIAVFHDSDKNAKVKIEVLNEEGKSLTSWQEELSKGYQSFNWNCKIGDVFMSKGKYQLKFTLGKEEHKEGFEVK, from the coding sequence ATGAAACGAATATTAGTTGTTGTTTTAATTTTAATCACTCCCTATTTTCTAATAGCTCAAGTCCAGCCAACGGATGCAAAATCAATTTTGGAAGGAATTGAAAACAGAAAAAAATTAGCAGAATCTTCGGTTTTAAAAAAATATCCTGCAAGAAATGTGGGGCCTGTTATTCAAGGTGCTCGTATTGTGGATATTGCGGTAAATGAAAAAAATATCAAAGAATTCTACATTGCCTACGCTTCGGGCGGACTTTTCCATACTCAAAATAATGGGATAAGTTTTGAGCCTATTTTTGATAATGTGGGCGCGCTTACTCTAGGAGATATTGCTTTGGCTCCAAGTGATGAAAACATCCTATATGTAGGAACGGGAGAGAATAATTCCAGCAGAAGTAGTTATGCCGGTTCAGGCATCTATAAATCAACTGACAAAGGACAAAATTGGGAACATATTGGTTTGCCTGGCAGTCAGCATATTGGAAGGATTGTGGTTCATCCAGAAGATCCCAATACAGTTTGGGTAGCTTCAATGGGAGGTTTATATTCTGATAATGAAGAAAGAGGAGTTTATAAAACCACTGATGGAGGTGAAACATGGAAAAAGACATTGTATGTGGATGATAAAACCGGAGCCATAGATCTAATCATTCATCCTGAAAATCCAAATTTATTGTGGGCTAGCATGTGGGAGCGCAAAAGATATGCATGGGACTTTGTAGGCAATGGTGAAGGTTCCGGCATTTACAGTTCAACCGATGGAGGAGAAGATTGGAATTTATCCATGAATGGAATGGAAGATGATGAATTTACAGGAAGAATTGGTTTGGATATTTCTCATTCTAATCCGGATATTTTATATGCCTTGATTGATTATCAAAAGGAAACCAAAAAAGAAAAAGAGGAAGAAGAAGGCTTAACTCAGGCTGATTTCTTAGAAATTTCAGTTAAGGATTTTCTCAAAATAAGTAATGAGGATTTAGATCTATATTTGAAGGATAATAATTTCCCTGAAAGATATAATGCCGTAAATGTCAAAAAAGACATTGAATCAGGAGCATATAAACCGAAAGCTTTAAGTGATTATTTAGGGGATGCCAACCAAGCATTGTTTGATACGGATGTGAAAGGATCTGTAATCTACAAATCAACCGATAGGGGAGCCACTTGGCAAAAAACACACGACTATGATCTTTCAGGGGTTTATTATACTTATGGTTATTATTTCGGGGAGATCAGAGTAGCCACTCAAAATCCTGATATCATTTATGTGATGGGCGTACCGATTGTAGTTTCCAGAGATGGAGGGAAGACTTTTGACAGAACTGATTCAGTTGGCGATGTGCATGTGGATCATCACGCGATGTGGATTAATCCGGAAGATGAAGAGCATATTATGTTGGGTAATGATGGTGGACTTTATATTACTTATGATGGAGGCGCCACCTGGGATCATAAAAATAGCATGTCAGTAGGTCAATTTTATACTGTAAATGTCGATATGGAAGAGCCATACAATATCTATGGCGGATTGCAGGATAACGGAACCATGGTGGGAAGTTCCAAAACTGTACCCAACGTAAGAGGAAGATGGGAAAGCATTTTTGGTGGTGATGGTATGTTTGTCAATGCTGATCCTAGAAATTCGGATATTGTTTATGTGGGTTATCAATTTGGTAATTATTTCAGAGTTAACAGAGAAAGCGGGGATAGAAAATACATAACGCCTAAACATAACATTGGAGAGGATAGATTAAGATTCAATTGGAGAACACCATTGATCATGAGTCAACATAATCCGGATATTATGTACATCGGTGCTCAGAAAGTTTATAGAAGCTTAAATCAAGGTGATAGCTGGACTGCATTGACTGAAGATTTAACCAATGGTGCTAAAGAAGGAAATGTTCCTTTTGCTACGATTACTGAAATAGCCGAATCACCATTGAAGTTCGGAACTGTTTATATAGGTACAGATGATGGAAATGTGTGGCTAATGAAAGAAGGGCAGAGTATTCAAAAAATCAATAACAACCTTCCAGCAGATTTATGGGTGAGCAGTATTCATCCTTCTGAGCATGATGAAGCTACGGTTTATCTATCTATGACAGGCTATAGAAATGATAATTTTGATAATTACGTTTATAAAAGCACTGATTTTGGTAAAAATTGGACTTCAATAAGTGGTGATTTACCTGAAGAGTCTGTTAATGTGATATATGAAGATCCTAAAGAGTCGGGTTTGCTTTATATCGGAACTGATCATGGTTTATACACCAGTTTCAATGACGGTAAAAATTGGCAACACATGGGGGCTATCCCAAATGTGGCGACTTATGATTTGATAGTTCATCCTAGAGATTTAGATTTAATTGTAGGTACTCATGGTAGAAGTATTTATGTTACCGATGTGAAGCCATTACATAAAATAGCTCAAAATAAAGAGAATAAATTAGTGACTTTCGATCTGGATGATATTCGCTTCAGCAAAAACTGGGGAGAAAAATCGCATCCTTATTCAAAAGCTTATTTACCAAAGATGGAGATTGCCGTATTCCATGATTCAGATAAAAATGCAAAAGTAAAGATTGAAGTACTGAATGAAGAAGGTAAAAGCCTAACCTCTTGGCAAGAAGAGTTATCCAAAGGCTACCAAAGCTTCAACTGGAATTGTAAAATAGGGGATGTTTTTATGTCTAAGGGGAAATATCAATTGAAATTCACTTTAGGAAAAGAAGAGCATAAGGAAGGATTTGAGGTGAAGTAA